Part of the Candoia aspera isolate rCanAsp1 chromosome 1, rCanAsp1.hap2, whole genome shotgun sequence genome, GTACTTTTTAATACGCGCTCATGCTTGGAAAATATCAGAGGgggaaacaaagaggaaaagGTTTCTTATCTTTTAGATATTGAGAAATATCCAGCCATGAACTGGTAGTGAGTTGCAAAGGAAACAGGCTGGAAGGTAGCAACTTTCTTACATACAGCCTGATACCATGCACCACATTCATAATCACAATAATGTGAATGTTGTGCAGGGAGGCATAATTCTCTGCACATGTGAAGTCTCTGATGTCTAGGTGGAAAGGGGGCAGAAAGCAGGTGGAGGGAAGGGATAAAGTTAGAGTCTACATTTCATGCATGGCTATTACACATCAGGCCCACTGCCCCATGGCGCTTCTTCAGACATCTGAGTTGGAGTTCAGGTTTGTTAACCTGGGATCTGTGTTGATCTCGTACCTGTAGTGATAGCCCTCCATGTGGTCTCTACAGGCATCCCTGATGTTATACATCCACTTTTTGATCCCCTTTCGGTTCAAATATAAAACCAGGAGGAAAATGGCACCAATGAGGGCCAGGACTATTCCAAGGAAGACATAAGAAGTCTGCAGTGGGGTCTGGTCGTCGATTGGAAGGGGGCAGCTGAGCTCCGACACATTGATGCTCACTAAAGAGCGCTCTTGCAACTCCTGGGGATGGGAGCACTTGAGGGCCCCTTTGGCCTCCACCTGCTTGCTCTCCTTCAGCCAGTTCACCAAGTCCTCAATGTGGCAGTCGCACACCCAGGGGTTGCAGCTGAGATTGAGGACCAGCGAAGGGAGGCCCTGCAGCTGCAGGAGGGTGTCATTCCTCAGGGTCTTGAAAGCATTGCTGCCGAGGTTGAAACTCTGCAGCTGTTGGAGGCTCCCAAAGGACACAGTACACAAACTCACCAGGGAGTTGTTATGCATGTCCAGGTGCTCCAGATTGGGCAGCGCGGAGAACATGCTGGCCGGCAGATAAACCAGATTGTTATCCGACAGGTCCAGGTGCCTCAAGTTGAGAAGCGTGCCTGTCTGGAGCAGCTGAGCCACGAGGGGCACAAAACTGTTGTTGTAGAGGGAGCTGCTCAGGTCCAGTTCCTCCAAGGGGCTGCTGGCATTGCCCAGGGCCACGGGGCTGAGCCAAGTGAGCGAGTTATCGCTGAGGTCCAACTGCTTCAAGCGGGGCAGCCCAGCAAACGTCCCAGCACCCACCCATGTCAGCCGGTTGCCCCTCAGGCTGAGGCTGCTGAGCTCTGAGAGAGAGGTGGAGAGGAAGGAGGCAGAGGAGAGGTTCCTGATGCAGTTACTGGGGAGAAAGAGGCCCTGCACGAAAGGCGGCAACTCAGGCGGCACCTCTGTCAAGTTCTTGTTGATGCACTTCACTATTGGGGCTGCCTCAGAGCACTCACATGGAGCAGGGCAATGGGCAGTTTGCAGTTGTGGCTGCTGAGCCCAAACCCAGCCTGAGAGGACCAGCAGGAGTAGCAGCTGCAGCCCCCCAGCACGCCTCTCCCCACTTAACGCAGGGGGTGCACAGCCCCAGAGAGAGCCCCCCAGCATCACCGCCTCTTGCCAGGGCCTGCTCTCCTGCGGCGCTCCCCGGGCTGCCTCTGTCTCCAAAGGGTCCGTGGCTCCAGCCCTCACCGGGAGGGTTCTTCTTAGGTCAAGCAGGAAGGCAGAGGAAGGAAGCCTGGAGAGAGGCTGCGGTTCCCTCCACGCGTGCAGCCAGGCTGGGACACCGCGGTCCGGAAGGTAGAGGAACAGCCCTGGAGGTGGACTTCTGCTGTTTTACGTCCTGCCACCcttgaaagaagcagaaaaaaaggggaggaggaggaggaggagagaagcagTTTGAACCAAGCCGGGTTGGGGAAGAGATCGTGCTCTGTTCTCAGACTCTGCCTCCCCTAGTGCTGCCAGCACATCCCTGCCCTCCTTCTCAAGATCATTTCCTCCTGCCAAGGCCCACCCCTCCAGTCAAACTACCAAACTGCCTggactgcaaaaacaaaacaagagcgGTCCTTGGCCGTGTCTTGACTTATTACAGCATGTTTTGCTAGCCTGCCTGGGTCTGACAGAGCCACACCCTTGGGCAACCTTCCCCAGCAGGTTTCATAAAAACATCCCATCAGCCTGGACAGCAGGGGATAACGGGTACTGTAGGCTGGAGGGCATCTGGTTGGGGTAtgcttgtttatttgcttttaatagatttcttttctttgttcaggTGCTCAAGTTAATGTCTCCAGTATTTCCTCTTCCGATCCCCAtccaacaaccttgtgaggtaggctaggctgagagtggcagtgactggccaaaagtcatccagtgagcttccacagTTAGAAATGGCCTTGAATCTGGGTCCCCTTACCTTAACTATTATGCCTCACATTCTTTCCCTCACAACTTTCTTACAGCTCCTACAGATAAAAATGCATCCGTACACCTGAATTGCTGCTACTGGGTAAAGCACTAGGATTTCCATCCCTCGCCCTTCCCTGCCGGCATCCTTTCGGAGGACTGGAAACGCAGTGTTGGGCGCAAAGGATTTGTTGTGGGCCAGCAAGTTACTGTAGTTCTTGCCCCTCAAAGGCCGTGCGCTGGCTCTCAGAATTACAAGAGCCACGGTTCTGTTCACCCCGCTCCAACCTAAGAACACGATGAAGAAATCTGCAACTTTTCGCAAGTCCCCCCCCCGCCCGCTGCCAAACCCGAAAGCTTTCGCTTTTCTTATTCATCTCCTCCCCTTCCAACTTTTCCAACATCCTACTACCCGCCgcaccccaaaagcaagcttcaCACACGGGTCCCGGCGCTTCGCCGTTCCCAACGGGAAAACAAGCCCGCCCTCCCCTTCGTCCGACCGCCACCTCCAATCCTAGGAAGGCATGCCCGCGAGCTCCAGCGGTTGCGTTTCCAGGGAAAGCCGCGCGCGGTCGAACCGTGGGGCTCGACATCCCCCGCCCCTCCAGGCGGGTGTAAGCGGGGGTTGAACCAGCCTGGGGCTTGAAATGAGACCGGGCTCGTTACTCTCTCTCCTGGGGCGGGAGGGCGAGGGCGTTAAGCAGCGGGTTCAGCCTGCAAAGCTCAGCCAAGGAAAGGGGCCGACGCAAGAGCCGCCCTTCCTCCTGGTCCGCGCCGCGCTTTCCCAGCCCCGCCAGCATCGGCTTACCTGCCTCGTGCCTCAGCTTCTGTTCCGCCAGTCCCGCGCAAACTCCCGGGCCGAGTGGGAACTGCATGGCACAGGGAGCAACTTTCCCtgcccctcttcctccctccctccgtcctgGCTTGTCTAGCCCAGCCTCCGCTGCAGGAGAAGCCAATGGCAGCCCCGGTCTCCGGGAGGCCGCCCGGCGCCACGCACCACGCCCTCGGTGGCAGCGGGTGCTTCTCGCCTCCCTGCAGCGGTTTTCCTTGCAAAGGGGCGGTCAAGTGGCGCTGGTCAGCGTCCGCCGGTGGCGCCGGGTTTGTACAGTATTATGCCCGACTGCCGGGGGCTCGCGGAGAAAGGAGCCCTCAGGAGTAAGAGGAAAGTCCTCTGCACAAACTCAGAGGTACTCCTTATGTATGATCGTGGCACCGCTTCACAGAGCTGAACTCTGGCATCTAAAAGGGCAACGTCGTGCTCAGCACTCTCAGAGCAATACGCAGTGCCCTTCCATGTTTGTCTTCACAGCAGTCCTGCGTGGTAGGCTAAGCTGGCAAAAAGATAACCGAGCATCTCATTCAGACACAGGCACCCAGTGAGCTGTGACCTCAGGATACTACTGCCTTACCAGGCTGGGCACTATTATATCCTATGCTGGGTAAACTTACCCTGCTTGAAGCAACATCCTGGCTGGTACTGTAATGCTTTGTAGCCACAACTTTTGGTAGAGGCCTTAACCCTGCTGAGAGGTCTGACTCTTACCTCTCAGTTTGCTGAGGCAGTGGGGAGATTTATACACCAATCGAAGACATGAGGGAGCTGATGCTGGGTTAGGTGCTGTGTTGATTTCACAGCTCTGTTCTTTTTTGTATCAAGGGAAAAATGGAATAAGAAGCAGTTTAAACAAAAATCAGAGCATTCCCTGTACCCAGTGGCTGTTGCACCTTAAACTTTACGCATAAGAGCTGATTCTCCTGTGCTTGAAGACTTTCTACAGGATCCAGAGCTGTGGAAGACAAGGTTAAGTTGTAATTGTGGAACCAGTTTCTCTCCTTCccatttcctgaaggatggaaaGAGAAGGTGTACTTGCTGCTAGACCTAAGCCAATGTCAGAAGACAAGTTTTCTGCGTGCCTGAGATTACTGTAATGCCCATGTCAGCTCAGGACCAAGTGACCTTCCAGATGAGAAATGATTTCAGGGACTCTTCTTGCATTCTTCTTTTGACCATGTTTGAAACAAAAAACCATTTGCTGTCCTATTTCACGACTTCGCGTTCTTGTCTGACTTCTCACCTTAGAAGATGAGTTTGCACCAATGGATCTGATCGTTGTCACAAGAGGGAATCAAACCCTCACTGTAAAGGTATAGTTGAGAAACCTTATTCCTGGTTCATATAAGGGAATAGACCAAGATATTCTAAgcgcattttaaaagaaaaagatcagtTTCTCTTGAAATAATATTCTCTCGGAATGAGTTGGGGTCAGTTAAAGAAATATTTGGAGCTTagttgtgtgcatgtatataggTTCTGATCAGGTATTTTCATACATACCATATGGACACTGATGCATATTCtgtcccagattttttttaaaaaaagatggggcATTTTAAACCAATATCTGAGATCTGCAAGTGCTGATAGAGGGTAATATATGTTTCAGCCTGTAAGTGAATGATTGAGCAATTAGTCTGTGACAGGTGTCCGCTGCTTTTCAAGCCTAACATATCAGACAGTTGCCCCTAAAGCTGGCCCTGCTTCTCAGTTATCTTaatgaaatggaggaagaaatataTAGGCTAATGATTCTTTGTGATTTGAAAGCTGAATGATAGCCTGGTTGTATGCatgtggtggggggtgggggggtgggagagGGGGGCAATGACAAAATACATTTTGTCATAACAGAAATGCTGCCTCAGTGTTGTCTGCAAATACATCAGTGGTGGAGCTTGTGTTGTGCTGTCAcgacacacatttcatcattttgacaacatCTTGGCTTGCTGTGGAGGTCCCTGGCTGTACAGATAGGTCTGTAGTGAGTCAGTTATGCTTTTTTATGGCAAGGTTACAAAGCCATTTTTAATGAACACGGTTCTTGCTTCATACTTAGGGGAGTTATATGCTTATCGACTGACTAGTGGTTGGTCACTGCAGGCAGGATTCACAGTTTTACAAAATCCCATTAAGGCTGTTTTTGGGCATTCCGGCCCCACTGAGAATTGGCTGTATACTGAAGGCGTTGTGGCTGGCACCAAGTGAGCCTCAGAACATTTGGGCTGGCAGATTGGGGGCAACGCCTTTGCGGACACCCTGTTCTTCTCCTTTTGGGTCCCATTGGGAGTAATGAAAACTAAGCTGCAGAAAAGGCTACATTTCTGAAAAAGGTGACCAGATGCAGCTCAGCACAAggatgaaaggaaaataaatcaggatccaTTAGTACGTCTCTGGACAATTTGTTGTACATAACAAGGTTTCTAACCTCCATTTATTGAATCATGGAACTACAACAAAACACTTCATCTTTCTTCTGAATtaggtttatttgtttatttattagatttctaccctgcttttcctccagagcTTACAGTGGTGTACAGAGCACTTAGTCCTCTGTAGGTGTCCCCCCGCCCAAGCAACTATTTAATGTTACTCAGTAAATCCCCATAGCTGAACTGGGTGTCCCTgatcctaatccagcaccttaaccattgtGCCACTAGCCCCATGCAGTTTGTTAGAATGGGTTTCTAACTGGGTATGTAGGTTATCCCAGTACATGACTTATGAAGTAAAGAATTCATAGAAGGCAGACGTGTTAGGCTATggtggtaaaaaaagaaaaatcagaaggaatcttgtagcgccttttctgactaacaaatttttattaaaaggcatacatttTCATGAGCTGCAGATCACTGCATTAGATGCATAGAGTAGCTAGATTGATGAAGGATTTAAATGGGGTGAAATGGgagagagaggggagagagaggagagagggagaTAGGTTGGTTATGTGCatacaggttacatgtgagacagattacaggtaccttatcaattaacaattgcaaTGGGTTAAAAATCCATTGGGCttcttgagaccttctgagatttaTGTGAGATGGGAAatggggagaaagaagaagatCCATTGTTTAAATGGCGGTTTGCTTAACATATGTAGGGCATTGTCCATGTATTGGAATTTTATTTGGGATCCTTATGAAAGAGGTTATGGTCATAACATTTTTAGAGAGTTTCTAGAGATAGCAAAATCCCATCAGGATTTGTTTATCATTTGGTTTACCATTCTTCAGATTCTTTTGATGTTCCTGGAAACACATTTCATTCTTTTGCCTGGGAGGAACCTCCAGTGATGTTTTGGAATTTTGGCTGGGCAATGGTGGGAGAATCTAATGTTATTGCGGGAATGAGCAAAATCACTTTATGATGTCATTAGGAACTGAATAAACCAACTTCATCTGTATATCTATCAGCAGTGTTAAATCAAATCTGTATAAAGTATCTATATTTAACTGTAATTAGATTAAGATAATGTCAGTATCAGTTGATTTTAGGGATACAGTAAGCTAAGCTGCCATGTATCAGAACTTTATGACCTTCTTGGAATGCTTGTAGGCCTATTGTCTCTGGCTCCAAAAATCCTGACAGCCATTTGATTGCAGCAAAGAGGtagttttctgaatctctttgctgtcatctagtggtcaccccAGTTTTTGCAGTCAATGTATTTGTATGGCAATAGTTCTCCAGAGTCTCACAGgcacagtttttttcttcttgccagttatttcttctttgaaatacTGATGCTGGAGGTGGACCCTTCTATAAGCAAAGTGGCTTCTCAACACTGAATTGTAGACACTGGTCTGACATCTGGCATTCCAAAGGTTTTTTTTCAAATCCTGATGCTGCTCTCCTAGGTTCCATGGAGTGAGAAAGTGCTTTGTCAGCTATTTGGAAAGGCTGCACAACCAGCTCCAGTAATACACAAGAGCAGTAATTTCCCCTGCTAGCTCCTACAAGGCAGCCTTTTGCAATCATTTCATAATATCAAAGtgccagatttcttttatctccaTTTTGGATCTGTCTTTTTCAAAGACTAGGCCTTGAAATAATATGTTCTATTAATATCCTTCTAACCACCCAgcgtccctccttgtggggggagatgggtggtgataaaaatttgattgataagtaaataagtaagtaagtaagtaaataaaatgttcttcttGGCAGCAGTGCTGGTGGTAGTGGAGTGAGCCTTGTTTTGTGTTATGGTTTTCTGTCATAGCGATTGTTTGCAAGAAGATAGTTGTGCTTTTTAAGTTGGGGGTTAACTTGAAACTTCAGTGTGCTGACTATTAGTGAGGAAATATGAAAGTGTTCTTGAATAAAACCCTTCTGATAtatctttccccccaaaatgatCCTGTTGGTTAGGAAAGGGAAGGGTAAgctgtgtcttccagatgttgaactGCAGTGCTCACGTCCCTTCATCTACATTAGCTAGGACCGATGGATTTCAACATCTGGATTACCATATATTATTCATCTGTATACTGAAATGAATATATTCCAGTATAGTGGAATCcttctctctgagccctaggctGAAGGAGATGGCAAGCCACATacccgattttttaaaaaatgcatgtgaaAGTTTGGAATAGACATTGTCTGGATTCTTGAGAGTAAATCAGTGAGCAAATAAATGCCCTCAGCATGGCAGAAAACAGCTCAAAGTAGAAGCCTCTTTGATCTCCACAGTTCTGGCTCATTAGTGCTACTTTGGTCTTTATTTGGAACAGATGATCGCTTTGCTCTTTCTACATCCAGGAGAAGATGTATGAACAGAACTTTACGGCCAATGACCTCTCCTGCCCAACTGGCCACTGATTTTTAACCAGTGTCATATCATCAACTAAGCAAGAGCCAGCAAGATTAACAACTGTATGTCCACAGCGGCCGATTCACAAGTTGAGTCAGAAGCAAAAGTGTCCTTCCCTTCCTGTATTGCACTGCAAACATGGAGCAGGAAATAGCCTGCATGAAGCGTTCTGGGGACCAGTGGCTTTGGGTTGGTAACGGCTGGATTTGGGCTTGGCCTTCAGATGCTTATTACCTTACATTCTCTTAGCAAAAGAGAGACTCTGAGCTCCCTCCAAAGACTGGGAAGTTATGCCGTGTCCAAAAGCAATTCTTCCCCCTTAGACAGCAAACAGAAGACAGGAGGAAACTGTGAAAGATAGGTGGCTGCAGAACTTAGGGGGAAAATTGTaataaagagaaggagaagagctGAAACTTGGTATGCAGAAGTTCTAGGGTCAGTCCTGGAAAAGCTAAGTAGAACTGGGTGAGACTGTTTATTAAATCTCTTAGTTTTCTTTCCACATTTCTTATGAGACACTTCCTGTCTGCTTACAGACAAGATAAAAAAGTAAATGGTGGAAAATGTGCAAAATATCCAAATGACAGGATGAAAATAGAGCCTGAGGCTAAAGGCACAATTGCCACTCCTGTGTGTTAGGCTTTAACACAGCGTGAACCTAAAATGTTAGTCATCCACCCAAAAGGGGATGGAAAAGGGAGTAATAAAAGCACGGTGGCATGTTCTAAGATGCCAccgaacaatatttatttattttatttattaatcaaatttatcaccgcccatctcccaaaagggactccatTGCTTGCAGATCAGATGGAGTAGAAAGCAAACTTAGAAGCTCTTAAGAATACTGGATCAGAGTATATTTTAGGAAGCACAGCAACATAAGGTACAATCATGAAGATATGAGAGTGATAAAATTATGATGCTGTGGAAAAAGtaaataagaatatttttctCCCTCATAATATTGGAAGCCATGCTCATTCAGTGGAGCTGAGTAGTTGGAGATTCAGGTCAGACAAAAGGAAATTCTTCGTACACACTGCTAAAATGGGAACTTTGGTAAGGTATCAGAAGAATATGACTGGAATCGttcattgcattaagccatgatttcttgaataaaccacaagGCTGGGCTTACTCAATAGACTATGCCAGACCCAAACATACCTGATTTTGAACAGCTTTAAGTGGGAATTAGACAGATTCAAGGAGGTTAAGATAAATTAACTATTAGTCATGATGGCTATATTCTATTGATAGCATTAAAAGCAGCATATTTCTGAATTCTAGTTGGGAAAAACAATGGGATACTGCATTGCACTAATGCTCTGTAGGCTTTCTAAGGGTGTTTGATTAATTATATTAACTAATTCTATTGAAACAGAATTAGTGGACTTGATGGAATTTTGATCTGATCCCACAGGTGCTTCTTACGTCCTGTAATTAACTTGTAGGGTTTTTGGTAAGTAGAAAAATAAGTGTTGTCAAAATGTAATGAGAGCACTGCCCTGAGAATTATTCTTATCTTGAAAGCCATATTCCGCTAAAAATACATGAATATACCTCTAGAATAGTATATTCAGTTTATAAACTTGCTGTCTCTTTCCTATTTATTACTTAAAAAGAACTTTGCTGCAAGTTCTTTAAATTGaccaaaaagcagaaggaaaaaaaaagaagaaagaaaattcagaagtGTCACCATGTTAAGTCAATTGTAttattcaaaaaaacaa contains:
- the TPBG gene encoding trophoblast glycoprotein, producing MLGGSLWGCAPPALSGERRAGGLQLLLLLVLSGWVWAQQPQLQTAHCPAPCECSEAAPIVKCINKNLTEVPPELPPFVQGLFLPSNCIRNLSSASFLSTSLSELSSLSLRGNRLTWVGAGTFAGLPRLKQLDLSDNSLTWLSPVALGNASSPLEELDLSSSLYNNSFVPLVAQLLQTGTLLNLRHLDLSDNNLVYLPASMFSALPNLEHLDMHNNSLVSLCTVSFGSLQQLQSFNLGSNAFKTLRNDTLLQLQGLPSLVLNLSCNPWVCDCHIEDLVNWLKESKQVEAKGALKCSHPQELQERSLVSINVSELSCPLPIDDQTPLQTSYVFLGIVLALIGAIFLLVLYLNRKGIKKWMYNIRDACRDHMEGYHYRYEINTDPRLTNLNSNSDV